Part of the bacterium genome is shown below.
CCGTCGCCGGCCGCGCCCAGTTCGGCACCGTCGATTCGTATCTCGTCCGGCGCATGACCGGTGCGCACGTCACGGACGTTTCCAACGCGAGCCGTACGCTATTTCTGAACCTCGCCACGGCGGACTGGGACGACGAGCTTCTTGGTCTTTTCGACGTGCCCCGCGCGATGCTGCCCAACGTTCGCGCGTCAAGCGAGATTTACGGAACGACACGCGGCCTCGCCTCGATCCCCGACGGCGTTCCGGTGGCCGGCATCGCGGGTGACCAGCAGGCGGCGCTGTTCGGGCAGGCGTGCTTTTCGCCGGGCGACGCCAAATCGACTTACGGTACCGGCGCTTTCGTCCTCGTGAACACCGGCGGCGAGATCGTGCATTCCCGGCACCAGATGTTGACGACGATCGCCTGGCGTATCGGCGGCCAAACCGTTTACGCGCTCGAGGGGTCGTGCTTCATCGCGGGCGCGGCGGTGCAATGGCTGCGCGACGGCCTGGGCGTCATCCGCGATAGCGCCGGGATCGAGGCGCTCGCCGCCTCCGTGCCCGACGCGGGTGGCGTCGTGTTCGTCCCCGCGCTGACCGGCCTTGGCGCGCCGCACTGGAATCCCCAGGCCAGGGGCGTGATCTGGGGCCTGACGCGCGGGACAACCGCCGCGCACATCGCGCGCGCCGCGCTCGAGGGCATCGCGCTGCAGATCGCGGATATCCTCGAGGCGATGGAGGCCGACGCGGGGCGCGCGGTATCCGTGCTGAAGGTCGACGGCGGCGCGAGCCGCAACGATCTGTTGATGCAAATGCAGGCCGATCTCGCCGACGTGCCGGTCAGCCGGCCGAAGAACGTGGAGACGACCGCGTTCGGCGCGGCGTTCCTCGCGGGGCTGGCGGTCGGCGTCTGGAAGAGCCCCGACGAGGTCGCACGGCGCTGGAAGGAAGATGCGCACTTCGCGCCGTCCGGCGACGCCGCCTGGCGCCACGAACGACGCGCCGCGTGGCGCGAGGGATTGAAGCGGGTGTGAAGGGAGGAGTGAGGATCGTGGATTGAGGATTGAGTCGTCACGACGATGATCGATTTGGCGAACGGCCGCCGACCGCGCCGCCGATTCCGCCACAGAGGGACCGAGGGAAAGCGAATGAGTTGCGATTTCACTCGATCCTCAATCCTCGATCCTCGATCCTCGAAATTACTACATATTGACGTAGAAAGGTCCAAGTGCTACCAGTAATAGACGCTCCCATGAATCTCCCTTGCCATCGATCCCGGCCTTCGCCCGGCCGATTCCGCCCGCGCCCCGCCTCGCGGGCGCTGGCCGCGGCGTTGGCCCTCGCGCTTTTCGCGACCGCGTGCGGCGGCGACAAGAAGCCGGAGGTCAAGCCCGACAAGCAAAAGGAAGCCGAAAGCCACTACGAGCTTTGCATGGCTTATTTCCAGGCGGAAAAAGGCTCCGAGGCGCTTGAGGAATGCGAGAAGGCGCGCGATGCCAATCCGTACGACTCCCAGATCCACAATGCGCTCGGACTCATCTATTTCCACAAGGAACGGTTCGAAAAGGCGGAAGCGGCCTACAACGAGGCGCTTCGGCTCGATCCGAAAAACTCCAACGCCCGCCACAACCTCGGCACGCTCTACCTCTACCTCGGCCGCTACAACGAGGCGACGAGCAGTTTCACCGAGGCGCTCGCCGACGACACCTACCGCAATCAGGCCAACACGCTGAACGGCCTGGGCTGGGCGGCCTACAAACAACAGGACTATGTCCGCGCCGAGCAGTACTTCAAGGAGGTGCTCGACCGCGACGCGCGCTACCTCATCGCCTACGACAACCTCGCCAAGGTTTACATGGCGACGGATCGCTACGACGAGGCGATCGAGCAACTCAATTACGTGCTCACCCTCAACGCCGAATATCCCGAGGCGCATCTCGATCTGGCCCTCTGCTTCATCAAGAAAAACGACAAGGAAAAGGCGCGCGAGCATCTGCTTAAGGTCCTGGAGGTCGATCCGCTCGGAAAGCTCGGCCGCCAGGCGCAGGAGTATCTGAACATCCTCGATTGACGCGGGAGGTGAACATGGCGGCGGTCATGCACGAAGATCGGCACCCGCAAGTCCCGGCGGGCCCCGGCATCGGCGAGGCCTTGCGGAAGGCGCGCGAGGTGCGCGCCGTGCCTGTCGAGGAGATCGCGGAAATCACCCGGATCCGCGCCGAATTCATCGAAGCCCTGGAGCGCGACACGCTCGACCGGCTGACGGCGCCGATCTTCGTCAAGGGCATCATCCAGAATTATTGCGCGTATCTGCGCCTGGACGCGGCGCCGTTTCTGGCCGCCTACAACCGGCACCTCGGACGCCGGCCCGCCGAGCCGCTGGATCTGACGCCGTTCAAGCCCCGATCCGCGGGCGACCGCGCGCGGCGCTTCTTCCACGGCCTGGCGCGCGGGCTCTCCGTCCTCTGACGCATGGCGGTCGACCTCGCGCGCGTCCGCGACGCCGTTCGCGCGCGCTTTGAGGGCCGCGCCGAGATCGCCGTTGTCCTCGGCAGCGGCCACGGCGCCTTCGCCGATCGCGTCGAAAATCCCGAATCGATCGATTACGCCGACCTTGATCCAGACCTCGCGCCGCGCGTCGCCGGGCACGCGGGGCGGCTTGTCGTCGGATCGCTCGGCGGCCGGCGCGTCGCCGTGTTCGCCGGGCGCCTGCACATGTATGAAGGCCGCGGCGCGGACGAAGCCGCGTTTCCCGCGCTCGCCGCGGAGGCCATCGGCGCGAAGCGCCTTGTGCTGACGACAAGCTGCGGCGCGCTGCACCCGGACTGGCAAGCCGGCGACATCGCGCTCATCGCCGATCATATCAACCTGATGGGCGACAATCCGCTCGCCGCGGCCGCGCGGCGCGGAATCGACCTCGCCTTCGGCGGCACGCCCTTCGCCCCGATGGAAAACCTCTACGACACAAGCACGCTCGACGCGCTCTCGTCGCCCGCGTCGCAACCGCGAGAGCTTGTCCTGAGCGCAAGTGAGGGATCAGCAAGCGGGTACACCCGGCCCCGCGTCCGCCTTGCCACGCTCGCGGCCGTCCTTGGCCCCATCTACGAAACGCGCGCCGAACAGGAAATGCTCCGCCGCCTGGGCGCGGACGTCGTATGCATGTCCACCGCGCCGGAGGCCACGGCCGCGCGCGCTCTCGGGATGCGCGTCGCGGCGCTTGGACTAGTCACCAACGTCGCGGGCGCCGGCGCGACCGAAGACCTCACGCACGCCGCCGTCCTCGCCGCCGCCACGCGTCACGCCGACGCGTTCGCCGCGATGCTGGAAAAGCTCGTCGCGGTGATGGCGTGATTTTTTCGACGGTACACGGAGAGCACGGAGGAGACACAGAGGACCCGGCGAACTGAATAGTCCGGAAGGCTGAAAGACTGGAAGGTCATCGCAAGGGGAATTGCGAATGGGGAATCGAATGCAAAATTCGTACTCGAGCCTTGCCATCCCGTGTTCGAGCCTTGTCATCCTGAGCGAAGCGAAGGATCTCGCACCGCATCAACACGAACGTAGACCCTTCGCTTCGCTCAGGGTGACAATCGCGAGAGCATTGTTAAAAACTGGCTCTGGGAATGCCGAAAAACAGCGCGTCCAAGCGTAGGACCTTCCGCGACGGACATTCCCAATTCCGCATTCCCAATTCCCAATTCCCCGGTGTCTTCTCCGTGCCCTCCGTGTTCCGCATAATGCGATGGCGATGCCGACAACCGACACCGACCTCAGACTCGCCCGCGCCGCGATCGACGCCGCGCAAAACGCGCACGTGACGGTCTCCGGTTTCGCCGTCGGCGCCGCGGCTCTTGCGTCGGATGGGCGCGTGTTCGCCGGCGCGAATGTGGAGACGCCGTCGCTGCTGTCGGTGATCTGCGCCGAGCGCGCGGCCGTCATTGCGGCCCTCAACGCGGGCGTGCGCGACATCGTCGCGGTCGCCGTCCACGCGCCGTCGTCCCCCGGCGCGACGCCCTGCGGCGTGTGCCGCCAGTTCCTGCACGAGATCGCGCCAGACGCGCGCGTGCTCCTTGTCCGCGCGGACGACGACATCGACGAAACGACCGTCGCCGCGCTGCTGCCGCGCGCTTTCACGCTGTAGCGGTACCCGGGAGCGCGGAGACGCGGCTCGGCATCGCGATTCCCCCGGGAACGCCGAGCTCCAGCTCGGCCATGCCGTACCCGCGCACTTCGCTTCGTTTGCGGCTCTGCCATCGCCGCGCTCGCGAGCGCGCGCGCCTCACCAATCCCAAAACGCGAAATTCGCCGCGTCCGGCGCGTCGATGAAACGGAGGATCTTGTAGGAATCGGCTTCGAGGATGTGGATCTTGTCGGCATCCCAATCCGACACCCATATCTCTTCGGCGAAGGGGTTATAGGCGAGCGCGTCGTAGTATTGGAAATCTTCGATGACGATCGGATGGTTGAGCCCCCGCGTCCAGACATCGGTCGTCGTGTCGTACGCGTAGAGGTAATGGCCATAAAATACGGATCCCATGGCGAGAATTACGCCGGCGTTCGTCACCGTCAGATCAGAAAATCGCATCGGCGAACCGATATTGGTCTTGCTGATCCAAGTCCCGCTCTCAACGTCGATGGTGTCGACGATTCCTTGCGAATATTCCGGAAAAAACATGTTGATGCCGCATGTGACGTAAACGCGTTTTCGCTCCGGTCCGACGGCGAGCGCGGTGGGAATGATGCTCGTCGTTTCAATTTCGACCATCGTTTCCGTACGAGGTTGAAATACGGCAACGCGCCCGGGTTCCACGAATTTCGGATCGTCCACGCCGCTACAGGCGACGAAGACACTTTCGTCGACGGCGACAATGTCCACCGGCACGCAACCATACGGTAGCGAATACGTTTCCGTTATACCGGTCGCGAGCTCGACGGCGGTCAATTCTTCCCAACCACTCGCAACGTATGCGAATCCATCGACGATAGCCGGCCCGGTATGCGCGGACGAAATGGGCCAACGCGTTGCGGTCCTATTCACAATATCGACGACGACAATCGCCAGATCGCCAATGTTTGCGTCGGCGGCGACGACGTACCGATTCCAGAATGCAATCCCGCGCGGCTTGGCCGCGAACGGCACGCCGAGGTAATCGAGTATCAGCGTCCAGGTACCGCGATCGTACGCCGCGAGTTTGCCGCCCGCGACCGTGAAGAAGATATCCGGCCCGACGAGCACGTCCGCCGTCGCGGAAAGATCGTCGGACGTCGCCGTTAGTGTTGCCGCGCCGTTCAATACGCCCGTCACATTTCCCGCTGCGTCGACCGTAGCGATCGACTCATCGTCCAAACTCCACACGTCCACGTCCATCGGCGTCGTCGAGCCGTCGGACCATCGCGCGACGGCGCCGAAAGACTTTGTCTTACCCATCGGAATCGCGCCGCCGCCGGGCACGATCTCCATGGCCTCGACGACTGGATCCGCATCGTCGTCCGGATCGTCGTCCTCGTCATCATCATCCGCATCGTCCGCTTCATCATCGTCGAACGCGTCTTCGTCCTCCAACGCGCTGTCATCACCGGCGACGGTATCATCATCGTCGAATCGCGGCAGATTTCCGGTATCGACGATCGCGACATCGCCGTCATCGTCGATCGAGCAAGATACCGTCGTGGCGAGTACGGCGACTAAAAAAGACGCCGAAACCGCCGCCGCGGTTCGACAGCGACATCGGCGGAATGTTGTCATTTTTTTTGACCCCTCGAATGGCGTTGCTGCGCATCGCGATAGCCAATCACGTGC
Proteins encoded:
- the glpK gene encoding glycerol kinase GlpK, which encodes MGDLILAIDQGTTGTTVLAIDPDLNIVARGYREFRQIFPKPGQVEHDPEDIWASVEGATADALAEGGIDAARIAGIGITNQRETTLVWETQSGKPYANAMVWQDRRTADRCARLREAGHEDLIRERTGLVLDPYFSGTKLQWFLDNVPGLREDAVAGRAQFGTVDSYLVRRMTGAHVTDVSNASRTLFLNLATADWDDELLGLFDVPRAMLPNVRASSEIYGTTRGLASIPDGVPVAGIAGDQQAALFGQACFSPGDAKSTYGTGAFVLVNTGGEIVHSRHQMLTTIAWRIGGQTVYALEGSCFIAGAAVQWLRDGLGVIRDSAGIEALAASVPDAGGVVFVPALTGLGAPHWNPQARGVIWGLTRGTTAAHIARAALEGIALQIADILEAMEADAGRAVSVLKVDGGASRNDLLMQMQADLADVPVSRPKNVETTAFGAAFLAGLAVGVWKSPDEVARRWKEDAHFAPSGDAAWRHERRAAWREGLKRV
- a CDS encoding tetratricopeptide repeat protein; translation: MALALFATACGGDKKPEVKPDKQKEAESHYELCMAYFQAEKGSEALEECEKARDANPYDSQIHNALGLIYFHKERFEKAEAAYNEALRLDPKNSNARHNLGTLYLYLGRYNEATSSFTEALADDTYRNQANTLNGLGWAAYKQQDYVRAEQYFKEVLDRDARYLIAYDNLAKVYMATDRYDEAIEQLNYVLTLNAEYPEAHLDLALCFIKKNDKEKAREHLLKVLEVDPLGKLGRQAQEYLNILD
- a CDS encoding helix-turn-helix domain-containing protein, which encodes MAAVMHEDRHPQVPAGPGIGEALRKAREVRAVPVEEIAEITRIRAEFIEALERDTLDRLTAPIFVKGIIQNYCAYLRLDAAPFLAAYNRHLGRRPAEPLDLTPFKPRSAGDRARRFFHGLARGLSVL
- a CDS encoding purine-nucleoside phosphorylase, encoding MAVDLARVRDAVRARFEGRAEIAVVLGSGHGAFADRVENPESIDYADLDPDLAPRVAGHAGRLVVGSLGGRRVAVFAGRLHMYEGRGADEAAFPALAAEAIGAKRLVLTTSCGALHPDWQAGDIALIADHINLMGDNPLAAAARRGIDLAFGGTPFAPMENLYDTSTLDALSSPASQPRELVLSASEGSASGYTRPRVRLATLAAVLGPIYETRAEQEMLRRLGADVVCMSTAPEATAARALGMRVAALGLVTNVAGAGATEDLTHAAVLAAATRHADAFAAMLEKLVAVMA
- a CDS encoding cytidine deaminase encodes the protein MPTTDTDLRLARAAIDAAQNAHVTVSGFAVGAAALASDGRVFAGANVETPSLLSVICAERAAVIAALNAGVRDIVAVAVHAPSSPGATPCGVCRQFLHEIAPDARVLLVRADDDIDETTVAALLPRAFTL
- a CDS encoding Ig-like domain-containing protein, whose protein sequence is MTTTRTTTRLMTMKRSMTTTRSMTMTHSATMRRTQGKMVARVFRSTTMRTPATMTTTADVARDWLSRCAATPFEGSKKMTTFRRCRCRTAAAVSASFLVAVLATTVSCSIDDDGDVAIVDTGNLPRFDDDDTVAGDDSALEDEDAFDDDEADDADDDDEDDDPDDDADPVVEAMEIVPGGGAIPMGKTKSFGAVARWSDGSTTPMDVDVWSLDDESIATVDAAGNVTGVLNGAATLTATSDDLSATADVLVGPDIFFTVAGGKLAAYDRGTWTLILDYLGVPFAAKPRGIAFWNRYVVAADANIGDLAIVVVDIVNRTATRWPISSAHTGPAIVDGFAYVASGWEELTAVELATGITETYSLPYGCVPVDIVAVDESVFVACSGVDDPKFVEPGRVAVFQPRTETMVEIETTSIIPTALAVGPERKRVYVTCGINMFFPEYSQGIVDTIDVESGTWISKTNIGSPMRFSDLTVTNAGVILAMGSVFYGHYLYAYDTTTDVWTRGLNHPIVIEDFQYYDALAYNPFAEEIWVSDWDADKIHILEADSYKILRFIDAPDAANFAFWDW